Proteins found in one Corynebacterium canis genomic segment:
- a CDS encoding response regulator transcription factor, protein MTIRVLLADDQPLLLSALATILNSQPDIEVAATCADGHAAVSAIRSEPIDIAILDIRMPVLDGIGALQEIRRIAPQVRVLMLTTFNVPDLIERALAAGAHGFLLKDAEPEVLLSAVRSVYRGESVLSSGVTGHVIEAWRRKLNNPAQPLAAEVQQGLSLLTPREAEILTLIAQGKTNPEIAKQLVISGTTVKTHVSHLLSKLHCRDRIALVILAREAGLHSE, encoded by the coding sequence ATGACAATTCGCGTGTTGCTTGCCGATGACCAACCGCTGCTTCTTTCCGCGCTCGCTACCATACTGAATAGCCAACCAGATATCGAGGTCGCGGCTACCTGCGCCGATGGCCATGCGGCCGTTTCCGCCATTCGGAGTGAGCCGATTGATATTGCGATCCTCGATATCCGAATGCCCGTGCTAGATGGAATCGGTGCGCTACAGGAGATCAGGCGCATTGCCCCGCAAGTCCGCGTATTGATGCTCACAACCTTTAATGTCCCGGATCTCATCGAACGTGCGTTGGCTGCTGGTGCGCACGGATTTTTGTTAAAAGACGCCGAGCCGGAGGTGCTGCTATCGGCGGTACGTTCGGTGTATCGCGGGGAATCCGTTTTGAGTTCTGGCGTTACCGGACATGTGATCGAAGCGTGGCGCCGCAAACTCAATAACCCCGCCCAGCCTTTGGCGGCCGAGGTGCAACAAGGATTAAGCCTGCTCACGCCCCGCGAAGCCGAAATCCTTACCTTAATCGCGCAGGGCAAAACTAATCCCGAGATAGCAAAACAATTAGTTATATCCGGCACTACCGTAAAAACCCACGTCTCGCATCTATTATCGAAATTGCATTGCAGAGATCGCATCGCATTGGTTATTCTGGCTCGTGAAGCCGGGCTTCATAGCGAATAA
- a CDS encoding ATP-binding cassette domain-containing protein has protein sequence MQAAIEIQGISVALGGTTILEDLSLRVYPGRVHALLGRNGAGKSTTFKALLGLIPVQSGTISVFGGPVSQESLKQIGSSINGPALYDHLSARDNLKIHASLLGLPKSEIDRVLTLVGLSQTGKKKARSFSTGMRARLALAIAMLGSPPILILDEPQNGLDPQGISDLRQFLKQWAHAGGTVLVSSHQLGEVSRLADDITVINGGTTVFSGTADEFRQGGDLEARFLDATAMSNAPTRLATSPTPTAESMFGVPQAQEGLL, from the coding sequence ATGCAAGCAGCAATTGAAATCCAGGGAATTTCCGTTGCACTCGGCGGAACCACGATTCTTGAAGACCTTTCGTTGCGCGTCTATCCAGGACGGGTGCATGCCTTGCTAGGGCGCAACGGTGCGGGTAAATCCACTACTTTCAAGGCGCTTCTCGGCCTGATCCCAGTCCAATCGGGCACAATTTCAGTGTTTGGTGGGCCGGTCAGCCAGGAAAGCTTGAAGCAAATTGGTTCCTCAATTAATGGTCCGGCTTTGTACGATCATCTTTCCGCTCGCGACAATTTAAAGATTCATGCGTCGCTTCTCGGTCTGCCAAAGTCGGAGATTGATCGTGTGCTTACTTTGGTGGGATTGTCCCAAACGGGGAAGAAGAAAGCGCGTTCGTTTTCCACAGGTATGCGCGCTCGCCTGGCGTTGGCGATTGCGATGCTTGGCTCGCCGCCGATTCTGATCCTTGACGAGCCCCAAAACGGCCTTGATCCGCAAGGGATTTCGGATCTCCGCCAGTTTCTTAAGCAGTGGGCGCACGCGGGCGGCACGGTCCTCGTCAGTTCCCACCAGCTGGGCGAGGTTTCCCGGCTCGCGGACGATATCACCGTCATTAACGGCGGTACGACCGTGTTTTCGGGCACCGCGGACGAGTTCCGTCAGGGCGGCGATTTGGAGGCGCGCTTCCTCGACGCCACCGCAATGTCAAACGCACCAACTCGCTTAGCGACGTCGCCAACCCCAACGGCCGAAAGCATGTTCGGCGTGCCACAAGCCCAGGAGGGGTTGCTATGA
- a CDS encoding response regulator transcription factor: MCSESVAAIRVLVVDNDPLAISTIKRYLSCENDISIIDEAQDGFDALDKLKQKAVDIVLAAIRMPAMSGVSLLQEMRLRNIPANFIAMTALDSDNTMIEVLTGGGSGYLVKSSTPRELVTAIRSVAAGGVAVSPKPLSRLVSYISDKQPQPKNASPVASTYENLNAMEKKVLDNLCCGKSNADIARTLQYSEATVKKYISSLIAQFHASSRLDLAILVIESGVITK; encoded by the coding sequence ATGTGTAGCGAGTCTGTAGCGGCGATTCGTGTTTTGGTGGTAGACAACGATCCCCTCGCAATCTCAACGATTAAACGCTATCTATCCTGCGAAAACGACATCAGCATCATCGACGAAGCCCAAGACGGTTTCGATGCATTGGACAAACTCAAACAAAAGGCCGTCGATATAGTCCTCGCGGCAATTCGAATGCCCGCCATGAGTGGCGTATCCCTGCTCCAAGAAATGCGGCTGCGAAATATTCCAGCCAACTTTATCGCCATGACCGCGCTGGATAGCGACAACACCATGATCGAAGTGCTTACCGGAGGTGGCTCCGGCTACCTAGTAAAAAGCTCTACCCCACGAGAATTAGTCACCGCCATCAGGAGCGTTGCCGCAGGTGGTGTGGCGGTTTCCCCGAAACCACTCAGCCGACTCGTGTCATATATTTCCGATAAGCAGCCCCAGCCGAAAAACGCCTCCCCCGTTGCCAGCACCTACGAAAACCTCAATGCGATGGAGAAAAAGGTGCTAGACAATTTGTGTTGCGGCAAATCCAATGCGGATATCGCCCGCACTTTGCAATATTCCGAGGCCACCGTAAAGAAATACATTTCTTCGCTGATTGCCCAATTTCACGCGAGTTCCCGGCTGGACCTCGCCATACTGGTCATCGAATCAGGGGTAATAACCAAATGA